The Inmirania thermothiophila nucleotide sequence CCGAGCTGGATGGAGCGGACGCAGACCGCGGGCGAGGCGCCGTGGTCCTGGTGCACGCACACCGGGATGTGGGGCCACTGCTCCACCGCCGCCTCCATCAGCTTCTTGAGGAAGGGGGCGCCGGCGTACTTGCGGGCGCCGGCCGAGGCCTGGACGATGACCGGGCTGTCGGTCTCGTCCGCCGCCTGCATGATCGCGTGGAGCTGCTCCATGTTGTTGACGTTGAAGGCGGGCACGCCGTAGCCGTGCTCGGCGGCGTGATCCAGGAGCTGTCGCAGGGTGATGAAGGCCATGGTCGCGATCCTCCCTCGCTCGTTCAGTTCTCTTCGGGCACCGGCATGTCGCCGACGCGCACGATCTTCATGGCGTTGGTGCCCCCGTGCACGCCCATGAGATCGCCCTTGGTGAGGATGACGAGATCGCCGTCCTCGACCGCGCCGAGGCGGCGCAGCACCTCCACGGCGTCGAGGTTGACGCGGGCGTGGTCGCTGCTGCAGACGTCGAACTCCACCGGGTAGACGCCGCGGTAGAGGGTCACGCGCCGCCGTGTGGCGCGGTGGCGCGAGAGCGCGTAGATGGGGATGCCGGAGCGGATGCGCGACATCCACAGCGGCGTGTCGCCGGACTCGGTCAGCGCCGCGATCGCCCGCACCGGCAGGTGGTTGGCGGTGTACATGGTGGCCATGGCGATGGCCTCGTCGATGCGGCGGAAGGTCCAGTCCATGCGGTGGCCGGAGACCTGGGCCGCGCGCTGGCGCTCGGCGCCGAGGCAGATCCGGTGCATGGCCTCCACCGCCTTGACCGGATAGCGCCCCACCGCGGTCTCGGCCGAGAGCATCACGGCGTCGGTGGCATCCAGCACGGCGTTGGCGACGTCGAAGACCTCCGCCCGCGTCGGCATCGGGTGGGTGACCATGGACTGCATCATCTGCGTCGCCGTGATCACCACCCGGTTGCGGTTGCGGGCGGCGCCGATGAGCCACTTCTGGATCCCGGGCAGCTCCGCATCGCCCATCTCCACCCCGAGGTCGCCGCGCGCCACCATGATGGCGTCGGCCACCTCGAGGATCTCGTCCACCGCACGCACCGCCTCGGCCCGCTCGATCTTGGCCACGATCCCGCCGCTGCCGCCGGCCTCGCGGAAGAGCGCCTTCGCCTCCGCCACGTCCTCGCCGCCGCGCGGGAAGGAGACGGCGAGGTAGTCGGCCTCGAGCTCGGCGGCGACGCGGATGTCGGCACGGTCCTTGTCGGTGAGCGCGCGCGCCGACAGCCCGCCGCCGCGGCGGTT carries:
- the pyk gene encoding pyruvate kinase produces the protein MRERPRRTKIVATLGPATDDPAVLDALIRAGIDVARVNFSHGDAASHRRRARLLRERAEACGREVGLLMDLQGPKIRIERFRNGPVHLREGAAFAIDPDCPPDAGDETCVGITYKDLPRDVGPGDILLLDDGAIVLEVERVRGRRIETRVVVGGELSDAKGINRRGGGLSARALTDKDRADIRVAAELEADYLAVSFPRGGEDVAEAKALFREAGGSGGIVAKIERAEAVRAVDEILEVADAIMVARGDLGVEMGDAELPGIQKWLIGAARNRNRVVITATQMMQSMVTHPMPTRAEVFDVANAVLDATDAVMLSAETAVGRYPVKAVEAMHRICLGAERQRAAQVSGHRMDWTFRRIDEAIAMATMYTANHLPVRAIAALTESGDTPLWMSRIRSGIPIYALSRHRATRRRVTLYRGVYPVEFDVCSSDHARVNLDAVEVLRRLGAVEDGDLVILTKGDLMGVHGGTNAMKIVRVGDMPVPEEN